Proteins encoded within one genomic window of Thioploca ingrica:
- a CDS encoding electron transport protein DsrM — protein MTTLYAILLYVATLIFVLGLAYRIYEYASVPAPLKIPTMPAPLTRSGVVLRILSEVVLFQSLFRSNKWIWLFGVMFHLALWVVLLRHLRYFIEPVWTWVVLVQPFGKYASFFLFIGLVGLLTRRIVVERIRYISNPSDYLMLILLLVIGSSGMMMTFVKHTDIVQFKAFILSVVHLKLFHWQPLPLNAPLLIHLAAVITLMIIFPFSKLLHAPGVFFSPTRNQVDNSREQRHVARWAIEKFETSSR, from the coding sequence ATGACCACGTTATATGCAATCTTACTTTATGTCGCCACTCTAATTTTCGTGTTGGGGCTTGCCTACCGAATTTATGAATATGCTAGCGTACCGGCACCGCTAAAGATACCCACGATGCCAGCCCCGTTGACTCGAAGTGGGGTGGTGTTACGGATACTTAGCGAAGTCGTGTTATTTCAGAGCCTATTTCGCTCTAATAAATGGATTTGGCTATTTGGGGTGATGTTTCACCTCGCCTTATGGGTCGTGTTACTGCGTCATTTACGCTATTTCATTGAACCCGTCTGGACTTGGGTGGTGTTAGTACAACCGTTTGGCAAATATGCCAGCTTTTTCCTATTCATCGGCTTAGTCGGTTTATTGACAAGACGAATTGTAGTCGAAAGGATTCGTTATATTAGCAATCCTTCTGATTACTTAATGCTGATTTTACTGCTGGTGATTGGGAGTAGTGGCATGATGATGACTTTTGTTAAACACACTGACATTGTTCAATTCAAGGCTTTTATATTGAGTGTAGTCCATTTAAAATTATTTCATTGGCAACCACTGCCGCTAAATGCGCCTTTATTAATTCATTTAGCCGCAGTTATTACATTAATGATTATCTTTCCGTTCAGTAAGTTATTGCATGCGCCGGGCGTATTTTTTAGTCCTACTCGTAATCAAGTGGATAATTCCCGAGAACAACGGCATGTGGCACGCTGGGCAATTGAAAAATTTGAGACCTCGAGTCGTTAA